A single Pan troglodytes isolate AG18354 chromosome X, NHGRI_mPanTro3-v2.0_pri, whole genome shotgun sequence DNA region contains:
- the BEX4 gene encoding protein BEX4, producing MESKEELAANNLNGENAQQENEGGEQAPTQNEEESRHLGGGEGQKPGGNIRRGRVRRLVPNFRWAIPNRHIEHNEARDDVERFVGQMMEIKRKTREQQMRHYMRFQTPEPDNHYDFCLIP from the coding sequence ATGGAGTCCAAAGAGGAACTAGCGGCAAACAATCTCAACGGGGAAAATGCCCAACAAGAAAACGAAGGAGGGGAGCAGGCCCCCACGCAGAATGAAGAAGAATCCCGCCATTTGGGAGGGGGTGAAGGCCAGAAGCCTGGAGGAAATATCAGGCGGGGGCGAGTTAGGCGACTTGTCCCTAATTTTCGATGGGCCATACCTAATAGGCATATTGAGCACAATGAAGCGAGAGATGATGTAGAAAGGTTTGTAGGGCAGATGATGGAAATCAAGAGAAAGACTAGGGAACAGCAGATGAGGCACTATATGCGCTTCCAAACTCCTGAACCTGACAACCATTATGACTTTTGCCTCATACCTTGA